A genomic stretch from Arvicanthis niloticus isolate mArvNil1 chromosome 12, mArvNil1.pat.X, whole genome shotgun sequence includes:
- the Slc5a3 gene encoding sodium/myo-inositol cotransporter → MRAVLETADIAVVALYFILVMCIGFFAMWKSNRSTVSGYFLAGRSMTWVAIGASLFVSNIGSEHFIGLAGSGAASGFAVGAWEFNALLLLQLLGWVFIPIYIRSGVYTMPEYLSKRFGGHRIQVYFAALSLLLYIFTKLSVDLYSGALFIQESLGWNLYVSVILLIGMTALLTVTGGLVAVIYTDTLQALLMIIGALTLMVISITTIGGFEEVKRRYMLASPNVASILLTYNLSNTNSCMVHPKANALKMLRDPTDEDVPWPGFILGQTPASVWYWCADQVIVQRVLAAKNIAHAKGSTLMAGFLKLLPMFIIVVPGMISRILFVNEIACINPEHCMQVCGSRAGCSNIAYPRLVMTLVPVGLRGLMMAVMIAALMSDLDSIFNSASTIFTLDVYKLIRKNASSRELMIVGRIFVAFMVVISIAWVPIIVEMQGGQMYLYIQEVADYLTPPVAALFLLAIFWNRCNEQGAFYGGMAGFVLGAVRLILAFTYRAPECDQPDNRPGFIKDIHYMYVATALFWITGLITVIVSLLTPPPTKDQIRTTTFWSKKTLVTKESCSQKEEPYRMQEKSILRCSENSDVISHTVPNGKSEDSIKGIQPEDVNLLVTCREEGNPVASTGHSEAETPVDAYSNGQAALMGEREREKETENRSQYWKFIDWFCGFKSKSLSKRSLRDLMDEEAVCLQMLEETPQVKVVLNIGLFAVCSLGIFMFVYFSL, encoded by the coding sequence ATGAGGGCTGTACTGGAGACAGCAGACATTGCCGTAGTGGCCCTATATTTTATCCTGGTCATGTGCATTGGTTTTTTTGCCATGTGGAAATCTAATAGAAGCACTGTGAGTGGATACTTCCTGGCCGGGCGCTCTATGACCTGGGTGGCAATTGGTGCCTCTCTGTTTGTGAGCAATATTGGGAGTGAACACTTCATTGGGCTGGCAGGATCTGGAGCAGCGAGTGGATTTGCAGTGGGCGCGTGGGAATTCAATGCCTTACTGCTCTTGCAACTTCTGGGATGGGTTTTCATCCCTATTTACATCCGGTCAGGGGTATATACCATGCCTGAATACTTGTCCAAGAGATTCGGTGGCCATAGGATTCAGGTCTATTTTGCagccttgtctctgcttctctataTCTTCACCAAGCTCTCAGTGGATCTGTACTCAGGCGCCCTCTTTATCCAGGAGTCCTTGGGCTGGAACCTTTATGTGTCTGTCATCCTGCTCATTGGCATGACTGCCCTGCTGACTGTCACCGGAGGTCTGGTTGCAGTGATCTACACAGACACTCTGCAGGCTCTGCTCATGATCATTGGGGCACTCACACTTATGGTTATTAGCATAACGACAATTGGAGGGTTTGAGGAAGTTAAGAGAAGGTACATGTTGGCCTCACCCAATGTTGCTTCCATTTTGTTGACATACAACCTTTCCAACACAAATTCTTGTATGGTCCATCCTAAGGCGAATGCCCTAAAAATGTTGAGAGATCCAACAGATGAAGATGTTCCCTGGCCTGGATTCATTCTTGGGCAGACCCCAGCCTCAGTATGGTACTGGTGTGCTGACCAAGTCATCGTGCAGAGGGTTCTAGCAGCCAAAAACATTGCTCATGCCAAAGGCTCTACTCTAATGGCTGGCTTCTTGAAGCTTCTACCAATGTTTATCATAGTTGTACCAGGAATGATTTCCAGGATACTGTTTGTTAATGAGATAGCTTGCATCAACCCAGAACACTGCATGCAAGTGTGTGGAAGCAGAGCTGGGTGCTCCAATATTGCTTACCCACGCCTGGTGATGACATTGGTTCCTGTGGGCCTTCGAGGCCTGATGATGGCAGTGATGATTGCAGCTCTGATGAGTGACTTGGACTCCATCTTTAACAGCGCCAGTACTATATTCACCCTCGATGTATACAAACTTATCCGCAAGAATGCAAGCTCCCGGGAACTAATGATTGTGGGCAGGATATTTGTGGCTTTTATGGTTGTCATCAGCATAGCATGGGTGCCAATTATTGTGGAGATGCAAGGAGGCCAGATGTACCTTTACATCCAGGAGGTAGCAGATTATCTGACCCCTCCTGTAGCGGCCCTCTTCCTTCTGGCGATTTTCTGGAACCGCTGCAATGAGCAAGGGGCTTTCTATGGTGGAATGGCAGGCTTTGTTCTTGGAGCTGTCCGCTTGATACTGGCTTTTACCTACCGTGCTCCTGAGTGTGACCAACCTGATAACAGGCCAGGCTTCATCAAAGACATCCATTACATGTATGTGGCTACAGCATTATTTTGGATCACAGGACTCATTACTGTAATTGTTAGTCTTCTCACACCACCTCCCACAAAGGATCAGATTCGTACCACTACCTTTTGGTCCAAGAAGACCCTGGTGACAAAGGAGAGCTGCTCTCAGAAAGAGGAGCCATACAGAATGCAAGAGAAGAGTATCCTGCGGTGCAGTGAGAATAGTGATGTCATCAGCCACACTGTTCCCAATGGGAAGTCTGAAGACAGCATCAAGGGGATCCAACCTGAAGACGTTAATCTGCTGGTGACATGCCGAGAAGAGGGCAACCCAGTGGCTTCCACGGGTCATTCAGAGGCAGAAACACCAGTAGATGCTTATTCCAATGGGCAAGCAGCTCTcatgggtgagagagagagagagaaggaaacagaaaatagaagCCAGTATTGGAAGTTCATAGACTGGTTTTGTGGCTTTAAAAGTAAAAGCCTTAGCAAGAGGAGTCTCAGAGACTTGATGGACGAAGAGGCTGTTTGTTTACAAATGTTAGAAGAGACTCCACAAGTTAAAGTGGTACTAAACATTGGACTGTTTGCTGTGTGCTCGCTTGGAATTTTCATGTTTGTCTATTTCTCCTTATGA